One Megalops cyprinoides isolate fMegCyp1 chromosome 4, fMegCyp1.pri, whole genome shotgun sequence genomic window carries:
- the chmp7 gene encoding charged multivesicular body protein 7 isoform X1 — MSSQSTEEGMHAEFPPDWADDERMSFLFSAFKENREVDTTDWDSKMDFWSPLIAGICRRRGAVCVNLKELNQIFRRKGNVPLGLGTVIQGMARCGKVQKESEFAANVDSGWLSWGVGLLLVRPLKWTLSTLLGSSRVPLEESFVVIELVKEKAADLLAAYRSSPLADRALLSFQELRTLCAHVCPDETTLCLALLQLQREKQVMVSLHEGEKIVKFSQPGHGRVSPVSDVDLGIYQLQRSEKLLGERVQELGEEAERCREEARALLQEGKKSQALRCLRGRKRVEKRADRLYAQLETVKGILDRIAHSQTDRLVMQAYQAGVAALRLSLKDVTVERAESLVDQIQELCDSQDEVNQTLAGAALDSSIGGDTEELEEELKSLLDESAPDGQPTLPAVPSKSLQPGGTLIGDSFLNSLPSVPNSPFGITDEELDRELSRLTLTDTGVSQRAHISPLKRPETAQ, encoded by the exons ATGTCGAGCCAATCAACTGAAGAGGGCATGCACGCGGAGTTCCCTCCAGACTGGGCAGATGACGAGCGCATGTCATTCTTGTTCTCCGCTTttaaagagaacagagaggtgGACACCACCGACTGGGACAGTAAAATGGACTTCTGGTCCCCGCTCATAGCTGGCATCTGCAGGCGCCGAGGGGCAGTCTGCGTGAACTTGAAGGAGCTGAACCAGATTTTTCGAAGAAAAGGCAACGTGCCACTGGGGTTAGGCACTGTCATTCAGGGCATGGCCAG GTGTGGCAAGGTGCAGAAGGAGTCTGAGTTTGCAGCAAATGTAGACTCTGGCTGGCTGTCCTGGGGCGTGGGGCTTTTGCTGGTTCGACCTCTGAAGTGGaccctctccacactgctgggCAGCAGCCGCGTACCCCTGGAAGAGTCCTTTGTGGTGATCGAGCTTGTTAAG gAGAAGGCAGCGGATTTGCTGGCCGCATACCGGAGCTCCCCACTGGCAGACCGtgccctcctctccttccaggAGCTGCGCACGCTGTGTGCCCACGTGTGTCCTGACGAGACCACCCTGTGCTTAgcgctgctgcagctgcagagggagaagcAGGTGATGGTGTCGCTGCACGAGGGAGAGAAG attGTGAAGTTCTCCCAGCCTGGCCACGGCCGTGTCTCTCCGGTCAGTGATGTCGACCTTGGAATCTACCAGTTGCAGCGCAGTGAGAAGctcctgggagagagagtgcaggaacTGGGCGAGGAGGCTGAGAG ATGCAGAGAGGAGGCAAGGGCATTGCTGCAAGAGGGGAAGAAGTCCCAG GCTCTGAGGTGTCTGAGAGGGCGGAAGCGTGTGGAAAAGAGAGCAGACCGGCTATACGCCCAACTGGAAACTGTGAAGGGAATCCTGGACAGGATTGCACACTCGCAGACTGACCGCCTG GTGATGCAGGCATACCAGGCAGGGGTGGCGGCCCTCAGGCTCTCCCTGAAGGATGTAACAGTGGAACGAGCAGAGAGCCTGGTGGATCAGATCCAGGAG CTGTGTGACTCTCAAGACGAGGTGAACCAGACCCTTGCAGGAGCGGCGCTCGACTCTTCCA TAGGCGGGGACACGGAGGAGCTGGAAGAGGAACTTAAGTCCTTATTGGACGAGTCTGCCCCAGATGGACAACCCACACTGCCAGCCGTTCCCTCCAAGTCCCTCCAACCTGGAGGCACTCTTATTGGTGACAGTTTCCTgaactcccttccctctgtaCCGAACTCCCCCTTTGGCATCACCGACGAGGAGCTGGACAGAGAGCTGAGTCGCCTCACCCTCACTGACACGG GTGTGTCACAAAGAGCCCATATCTCTCCTCTGAAGAGGcctgagacagcacagtga
- the chmp7 gene encoding charged multivesicular body protein 7 isoform X2 — translation MSSQSTEEGMHAEFPPDWADDERMSFLFSAFKENREVDTTDWDSKMDFWSPLIAGICRRRGAVCVNLKELNQIFRRKGNVPLGLGTVIQGMARCGKVQKESEFAANVDSGWLSWGVGLLLVRPLKWTLSTLLGSSRVPLEESFVVIELVKEKAADLLAAYRSSPLADRALLSFQELRTLCAHVCPDETTLCLALLQLQREKQVMVSLHEGEKIVKFSQPGHGRVSPVSDVDLGIYQLQRSEKLLGERVQELGEEAERCREEARALLQEGKKSQALRCLRGRKRVEKRADRLYAQLETVKGILDRIAHSQTDRLVMQAYQAGVAALRLSLKDVTVERAESLVDQIQELCDSQDEVNQTLAGAALDSSSGDTEELEEELKSLLDESAPDGQPTLPAVPSKSLQPGGTLIGDSFLNSLPSVPNSPFGITDEELDRELSRLTLTDTGVSQRAHISPLKRPETAQ, via the exons ATGTCGAGCCAATCAACTGAAGAGGGCATGCACGCGGAGTTCCCTCCAGACTGGGCAGATGACGAGCGCATGTCATTCTTGTTCTCCGCTTttaaagagaacagagaggtgGACACCACCGACTGGGACAGTAAAATGGACTTCTGGTCCCCGCTCATAGCTGGCATCTGCAGGCGCCGAGGGGCAGTCTGCGTGAACTTGAAGGAGCTGAACCAGATTTTTCGAAGAAAAGGCAACGTGCCACTGGGGTTAGGCACTGTCATTCAGGGCATGGCCAG GTGTGGCAAGGTGCAGAAGGAGTCTGAGTTTGCAGCAAATGTAGACTCTGGCTGGCTGTCCTGGGGCGTGGGGCTTTTGCTGGTTCGACCTCTGAAGTGGaccctctccacactgctgggCAGCAGCCGCGTACCCCTGGAAGAGTCCTTTGTGGTGATCGAGCTTGTTAAG gAGAAGGCAGCGGATTTGCTGGCCGCATACCGGAGCTCCCCACTGGCAGACCGtgccctcctctccttccaggAGCTGCGCACGCTGTGTGCCCACGTGTGTCCTGACGAGACCACCCTGTGCTTAgcgctgctgcagctgcagagggagaagcAGGTGATGGTGTCGCTGCACGAGGGAGAGAAG attGTGAAGTTCTCCCAGCCTGGCCACGGCCGTGTCTCTCCGGTCAGTGATGTCGACCTTGGAATCTACCAGTTGCAGCGCAGTGAGAAGctcctgggagagagagtgcaggaacTGGGCGAGGAGGCTGAGAG ATGCAGAGAGGAGGCAAGGGCATTGCTGCAAGAGGGGAAGAAGTCCCAG GCTCTGAGGTGTCTGAGAGGGCGGAAGCGTGTGGAAAAGAGAGCAGACCGGCTATACGCCCAACTGGAAACTGTGAAGGGAATCCTGGACAGGATTGCACACTCGCAGACTGACCGCCTG GTGATGCAGGCATACCAGGCAGGGGTGGCGGCCCTCAGGCTCTCCCTGAAGGATGTAACAGTGGAACGAGCAGAGAGCCTGGTGGATCAGATCCAGGAG CTGTGTGACTCTCAAGACGAGGTGAACCAGACCCTTGCAGGAGCGGCGCTCGACTCTTCCA GCGGGGACACGGAGGAGCTGGAAGAGGAACTTAAGTCCTTATTGGACGAGTCTGCCCCAGATGGACAACCCACACTGCCAGCCGTTCCCTCCAAGTCCCTCCAACCTGGAGGCACTCTTATTGGTGACAGTTTCCTgaactcccttccctctgtaCCGAACTCCCCCTTTGGCATCACCGACGAGGAGCTGGACAGAGAGCTGAGTCGCCTCACCCTCACTGACACGG GTGTGTCACAAAGAGCCCATATCTCTCCTCTGAAGAGGcctgagacagcacagtga